The genomic interval TTGAAAGGTTCCCCAGCGCTAGAATAAGAACGCTTAAAGTAAAAATAGAAAGAAGTTGTAAGCTTAGTTTTCTTTTCAAATGAACCCGGAGTAATTTATGGGGTAGAGGATTTTACCATAGACAGGTTAAAACGTTTGACTCCGGCTTCGTTGAGCTTATCAATTACTTTTACTACAGTCTGGTAACTGGCTCCTTTGTCGCCACGAATAATTACCCTGTTCTTCTTAGGATCGCGCTTTTCTTTAGGGCCTAAAAATTGGTTTATTTTCTCCGGAACAGCTTCAAGTGATATGGGAGTTGGATCCTTATCCATAAAGATTCTCCCTTCTTTGTTAACAGTAATAATGAGTTCTTCCTGTTTTTCTACCTTGGCTGCTCTTGTGCTGGAACGGGGAAGTTCAATTTTAATAGAAGTCGATTTTTGCAGGGTAGCATTGAGTAAAAAATAGATCACAATAAAGGAAATTACATCAATCAGAGAGGTAATGTCAATCCTATCAAAAGTCTTGCTCGTTCTTCGGAATTTCATAGGCTTATTTGGGTTCGAGAATCTCCAGAGCCTGTTCGCTCAAAGTCTCGATTTCTATAATTCTATCTTCTTTTTTTCGAACAAAATAGTTGTAAAAAACATAAGCAGGTATGGCTACAGCCAGTCCCATGGCAGTAGTGACCAGAGCTTCACTGATACCCACTTCTGCATTCTTAGTTCCAACTCCTTCTTCGAAGGAACGTATCATACCGGTTACAGTTCCCAGAACTCCTAAAAGGGGGGTAATCGTAGCAATAGTTCCAAGTCCGGTGAGGAAGCGTTCCATTCGAGTTATCTGAATATAACCCTCTGTTTCGATTTCCTGTCGTAAGTTTTCTGCCTGACCGACCTGAATTGCTTGAATACCGGCTTTTAATGCCTGAATGGCGGGGTTTTTCCCCACGGAACTTAAAGCCTTTTCTGCTTCATCAAACTGCCTGCTTTTCAGATAGTTTCTGATTCTGCGAATATCTTCTGTTTTTAGAGAACTTTGTCTTAAAAAGAAGATGAAACGCTCAATGATAATGGTCAGAGTGATTATTGAAACGAACAAAATGATAAGGGGAATGGTTTCCGGGGGAAGAAATGAAATAATAGATTGCGATTTACCTAAAAGCATAGAAATTTCTTTTTTTTAGTTTTAAGTATAGATATTTTATAAGTCTTCCCCTGCCAAACACATTTTTTATTTTATAAGGATTAATAACAGGTAAGATGAGCTGAGCTGAGAGATTTTCAGGAAATGGGAAGGGTGATGATGATGGTGGTTTCTTCTTCTCCACTTGTCATGCTGATACTTCCTTTTTGAACTTCTGCTATCAGCCTTGCACTGTAGGTTCCGAGTCCAGTTCCCTGGTTTCCTTTTCCGAAAGTTATGTATTTTTCAAAGAAATTTTCTCGGATTTCTTCCGGAACAGCTCCTGAGTTATGAAGGCTGATAATTGCAAATTTTTCTTCCCTGCTTATAGAAAAGTCGATTCTGGCATTTTCGGGAGAGGCCTCAATGGCATTTTGAAACAGGTTGGAAAGCATGGAATAACAGAGTAGTTCTTCTCCTAAAAGATAAAAAAAGTCACCGGGGTTTATTTCTTCTCCGTGTAAAAATATTTTGGTATGGAGGCTTTTAGCTTCCAGAATCCTGGAGCTATCTTTGATTATGTTCTGTATAATTTTTATTATATCCAGACGGATAGGTGATAAAATATAAGTTCCTCTTTCCATTTTAACCATATCTAAAGAGCGGTTAATCATATTTAACATCTGCAAACCGGCCAACTTGATGTTGTGAAGAAATTTCTCTTGCTTCTCATTTACCGTACCGAATAATCTTACCATGTCCGGAAAGTTTATAATTGCATTGAGGGGATTTTTTAAATCATGGCGGGTAATTCTTTCTACATCTTCCATCAAGCTTATCTTTTCCTTGAGTTCTTCCATGGCGTGCTTTAAGCTCAAATGCGTTTTCACTCTCTGTAGAAGTTCAGTGGTATTAAAGGGTTTGGTGATATAGTCTACCGCTCCTATTTGGAAACCTTTGACAATATCTTTGGGTTCGACCTTTGCAGTTAAAAATAAAATGGGAATATCTGAGGTTTTCTCTGAGGATTTTAAATGCTGGCAGGTTTCGAAACCATCCATTTCCGGCATCATAATATCAAGTAGTATCAAATCGGGTAATACTTTTTCACAGGATTTTATTGCCTGGATTCCATTCTCAGCAAAAATAATTTTATAACCTTCTACCGATAGAGCTTTCCCTAACAAGCCCAGATTGATAGGATTGTCATCTACTATTAAAATTTTAGAATTTTTTATGAAATGATTCATAAAGATTTCACTTTTACTCGGGAATCTGCGAACCTATATACTTGTAAAGAGAATAAATGAGTCTTTTTCTGCCAAATATATTTTTATTGAGCTTTATATTTTTTTAAGTTTAGTCACGGATTGTTTGAATAGTCTTTTTCTTCCTGATTTATAATTATTTGTAGTTGTGTTAATTTATGATGAAACTCTCTTAAAAGGAACTTGATACTTTGAACATTATATTCCAGAGCAGAGATTTTAAGATATTCTCCCCACTCTGTTAGTTCTGGATAAGCATAGCGACTTGATTCTTTGTTTACACCTTCTGCAAATTTTATGATATCATCTATAACCATATAATCCTTCAACATTTCCCAGATCGGAATATATTGGTGAACTAATATATCGTATAATTCTTTCCATTTCTGGATCTGGGATGTAGGGTAATCCAACTCTAAGTGTTTAGATGGGTTTGAGGGAAGTAGCAAGGGGGATTCATGGTTTATTATGGACGGAGGAGTTTCTATATTTTTTATTAAAAGTAGGAATTTCGTTCCTTTTCCTTCCTGGCTTTCGAAGGATATCTCTAGATCCATAACAGAGCTTAACCTTTTGCAAACAATAAGTCCTCTTCCCGGATTCTCTGTTTTTTTGGGTTTGGAATCAACTCCTTTCGTGAGAATTTCTCTTATGATTTCTTGTTCCTTTTCGGAAATACCAATTCCACTATCTTCTATTAAAATTTTTAAAGATAGGTTTTTCATATCTTCCGAATTCTTGTTTATGGAAACCTTTACAAAACCATCGGAAGTAAATTTGATAGCATTTCCTATAAGATTTAAAAGAATTTGTCGAAGCTTTATCTTATCTATTATTATGAGATCAGGAATATCCGGATCAATTTGGCATATATATTGAAGTTGTTTTTGGGAAAGCTCATAGTATAAGGCAACATTTAGTTCGTTCAGGAGAGCCCTTAGATCGGTAGGTTCCTGGTTTTTACTTATGACTCCTGATGCAATTTTAGATAATTCTAATAGATCATTTAAAAGAGCTAATAGAATTCTACCGCTCTGAGAAATGAAAGTCGTATAAGAAATCAGCTCCTTATTATCGAGCCTGGCTTCTAAAAGTTCCGAGAAACCGAGGATGGCATTGATAGGGGTTCTAATTTCGTGGCTCATATTGGTTAGAAATTCTGTTTTTATTAGATTCGCTTTCTCAGCTGCATCTTTAGCCTTGAGTAAGTCTTCCTCCATATTGATTCTGTCAGTTATGTCGACAGATACACCGCTCCACAAAACGTCGTCGTTTGTTTGGATTCTGGGAATGGAATATACCTGAAACCATAAAATATCCCCGTTTTTAGTAAGAATTCGGTGTTCTATTTTAAAGTTTTTTAGTTCTTCTGAAGCCAGTTTTATGGCTTTTTTTATCATGTCTCTATCTTCTCTGGGTATGGGCTCAAAAAATAGCTTCGGATTCTTTTTTAGGTCAGCAAAGGGTATGCCGGTATAAGTTGTAAAAGTTTCATTCATATACTCGATGGAGAAAGAGCCATTCTTACGGTGGACATATTGGAAAACCAACCCGGGAACACTGCTGGCCACCTGATGAAAGTCCAGTTTACTTTGTATAAGAATTTCTTCTGTTATCTTTCTTTCATAATTCTCATATTTCTTATCGATAAGTAAACGACGATTTAAGAGATAGAATAAGCCGAAGCTATAAAGAAAGAAATTTATTAGATTTATATAGATAACAAATGTATAATCTGATATGTTCTTATGAAACAGGTTTGAGGTCTGATAAGGGAATATAAGAATAAAAATAATCCGAAGAGAGACGATAAATGAATCGAATATAATAAAATAATTTAAACCTTTGGGTATGGAATGAAATTCGGAAGAGGTTGTAGATAGTAGATGTACTATATGTAAGGATAAAATGACATAAGCAATGGAAAAAATGATAATTCGATTATTTACATCATTTTGGATGAAAGTATAAAAAGAGAATATGGGTATGAATACAAGGAGTAAAAATACAAAAAAGATTTTCTTATACGCTTTTTGTAAGAATTTGCATAAACCAATGTATAAGAAATAGAGACTGAACAGAAATAATAGGTTGGCAAGAAGTATAGAAGCCCAATTGGGTATTACATTTCGGAGAATAATGAGAAAGATAGAAATAAAACGAAAGATGAAATATAGAGCCCAGGAACCGATACCCTCATAATAATTTTTATATTGAAACCAGAGGAGGCTGTAAATACCGATTCCCAGAAAGTTAAGAAAGGTTTGGATGATGAAAGCTGTTTTAAGATCAATTAAATCCATTTTTACCTTTCTTTAGAATAATAGACTTTACTTTTATTTACAGGTTTTTAACCATTCAAGCCCATCTTCTATGGAGTTGAAGACCTGAATTTTGACTCCTTTATCTGAATAGAATTGAAACTTTTTCATGACCATTTCTCCGATAGCCGATTTGGGTTCAATCAAAGCCCAGTATTTCCAACCGGCTTTTAGAATTCGAGGAAACCAGTCTTCGTTGATCCAGGTTACATCTTCTTCTTTATAAACCGGAAGACCCCTGTTATCGGATAACCATTTGTAGCCTTTTTCCTTCTTCAATTTCTCATAACCTGAATTAAAAGCGGAATGTAAATCTTCACCGTGTATATAGCCTTTGAAAGCTTTTAATACAACCTTTTCTTTTTCTAACCATTCCACCTTTGCAGTTGCTGATTCATAAAGTATCATTTAATATCTCCCTATTATGAGAAGAGTATTATTGATTGAAGAGGAGTCAAACTTTTCTTTGAATTATAGGAAAAACTTTTAGAAGCTATTTTAATTCTTAAAGCAATTTTTTCTCCCATAAGTGAATCAGCGATGCTTGGTTTGCTTTTCGGAAAAAATGAATATATGTTTTAAAAAATTAGTGCCTAAAAGTCTACCGGATTGTCTAAATGTAAAAAAGGTGGGAGGTATTGTTTGAGTGCAGGGAAAAAGTTTCAGGCTGAAATGGAAAGCTTAGTTCCGAATGTTTTTGAGTTTTTATGCGAGACTTTTGGGGTTCCATTTTCCAAAAAAGAGATTCATTCACTATTTCATGAATCAAATTCATTTTCCCAGGAACAATTTGCCAGTTTATTAGATATTTTAGGAAACCACTCCGGCTTACGTATAAAAAAACAGGTGATGGATTTTGATAGGGCATTTAGTTCTTCTTACACGAAAGCTCCTTTGCTCTATTTTCATTTTGAAGCAGAGAATCTGGTGGATTGCTTTGTGTTTTTAGGAAAAAAGACCGGTAAATATGAGGTTTTTTCTATAAAAAAAAATGAATCCATTTACTGTAAAAAAGAAGATTTTTTTCAAATTACAGGTATACAAAAAGATAAAGAAACTATCTTTTATGCTCCCGAACCCATTTATCCCTTACAATCTGAAAAAGGAACAGCTCATTTATCTAATATTCAATCTTTATTACAATTCTTAAAGCCAGAAGTGAAAGATATCTGGGTATTATTTATTTATGGAATTGGAACCGGTTTATTCAGTCTCATTGTTCCTGTCGCGACCTCGTCTTTGATCAACACATTGGCCTTCGGAACTCTTTTGCAACCTGTTATCATCCTTACAGTTTTTGTATTTTTCTTCCTGCTTCTTGCAGGTGGTATGAATATTATGCAGAATATAGTGACGGAATATTTGCGCAGAAGATTATTTGTGCGGTTTAGTTCTGAGATTAGTTCAAGAATAATGCGTTATGATGAACAGTCTTCCCCTATATATTTACCCGACATTGTAAGTTATTATTTTGAAGTTTTTACCTTACAAAAAAATGTTACATCTTTATTGATAGATGGTTTGGGTTTGATTGTTATAACCGTAGTAGGCTTGCTGTTTGTAAGTATTTATCACCCTCTTTTTCTTTTTTATAGCCTGGTCTTCTTGGTGCTTCTTTACATTTTGATATTTATTCGACTAAAATCCGGAACGGAAGCCAAACTAAAAGAATCCAAGCAGAAATATAAGGTCTATCATTTGATTGAAGATTTGGCAGAAGCCAGAGAATACTTTACAACACAAAATGGGGAAAAATATGGTTATAAGCGAATTGATAGTCAAATCCGGGAATACTTGAAATATAGAGAGAAAAATTTTAAAATACTAATAAAACAATCCGGTGGGGCTATTTTTTTACAGGCCAGCGGACACGCTCTTTTATTAGGTTTAGGGGGATTCTTAGTGATAAAGCAGCAGTTAAGCCTCGGTCAATTGGTCGCTGCTGAATTAATTCTTGCCAAAGTTTTAGATGGTTTTTCCGGCGTGGGAAAATACCTGGAAATGTACTATGGTCTTCTGGCTGCTGTAGAAAAAATAAAGACCTTAATTGAAATTCCTTCAGAAAAACGTGGTTTTGAAAATTTGCAGATAAATTCAAAATCGGTTCAACTTAAAATACAGGATTTGCTGGTTCACATAGCCGGGATTTATAATTTAAACTGCGAATTTAATTCGGGAAAACCAATCGGATTATATGCTTCCGAAGAAGCAGATAAATTGGAAATTCTTTTTCGTGTTCTGAGCGGAAAGCAAAAAATTGATTCTGGTGTTATCTTAGTAAATGGGCATGATCTTCGAAATCTACTCCCGGAAATCAGAAAGTCTTTATTTGGATATTTGAACCGTATCAGTATTTTCCATGGAACTATCTATGAAAATATAAAACAGGGAGAAAATCATCTGGGTATTCAGGAGATTCGAGCTTTACTTGAAAAACTTGGAGTTATGAAAGACATTTCCCGTTTAGAAAAAGAAATTTTTACTGAATTGCATACTTCCGGTTTTCCATTGCAGTACAGGCAATTAAAAGCCATCTGCATTGCTCGTGAGTTTTTGAGAAAGAATGCTGTTATTATTTTAGATAGATTTTTAGATGATATGGATGAAGCTTTTATTGATGTAGTTTTAGATTATATGAATACATCTGAGTGTTCAAACAAAGTTATTCTTGTGCATACACAGAGAAAAGATATACTTCAGAAGATAGAGAATAGACGATTGTATAAAGATAATCAATTATTAGATCTTAAGTTAAAGTAGGAGAAATCATATGGAAATATCTATTAGCGAAAAGCATGAAGAAGAAAATGTGCTTGATAAGTTTAGTTCCTACCGACTGGTTCAATCTCCGCATAGTTTACGGATAGCTGCCTATATTATCGCCGGATTATTTGTATTTTTTGTTCTACTGCTTTTTCTTTCTCCCTGGCAACAGACTTCATTTGGCATGGGGCGAGTTGTAGCCAGAGAACCTCTGGAAAGACAACAATTTATAGATTCCCCGGTAAAAGGAAGGGTTTCGCAATGGTTTGTAAGGGAGGGCTCCCTGGTAAAAAAAGGGGATCCGATAGTAGAGATTATGGATAATGACCCGGAATATTTTAATCGACTGGAAAGTATTAAGCTGGCTACTGAATCTCGCTTGCAGGCTGCTGAGCTTCAAAAGAGTTCTTATTTATCCAAGATAAATTCTATATCTTCTTCCGTAAGTAATGAAGTGGAAGCTAAACAAAACAAGGTAAGTATGGCGGAACAAAAAATTCGAAACGCTGAAAATAAACTTATTGCGAGTGAAGCTGAGCTAAAAACCAGCGAGATTAATTTTGAGAGGACAAGAAAGCTTTATGAAAAGGGACTTGTATCTAAACGTAAATATGAATTAGAAAAACTATATTTAACCAAAAATAAAACCGGGTTTAAACAGGCAAAAGCCAATTTACAAATTGCTAAAAATGAACACCTACATTCTCTCGCCGAGTTAAAGAAAGCCAGGAATGAAGGAAGAGCCAAGTTGGATGGAACAAGAGCTGAATATGGTTATGCTTTATCCGGTCTTTCAAAGGCAAAAGAAGAGTTACATAAGATTGATACAAGTCTTGCGAGGCAGAAAGCACAGAAAGTATATGCACCCAGAGATGGAATTATTATGAGGATACTTGCTGTAGAACATTCGGTTCAGATTAAGCAGGGACAATCCCTGGCAATCCTTGTTCCTGAATCAGGAAAGTATGCAGTTGAATTATATATCGATGGAAATGATATTCCTCTTTTGAGGGAAGGGATGGAAACCCGCTTGCAGTTTCAGGGTTGGCCGGCACTACAGCTAAGCGGATATCCGCAGTTAGCCGTAGGAACATTTGGAGGAACGGTTCGTTTGGTTGATTTAACAGATGATGGAAGTGGTAAATTTCGTACACTAATTGTTCCCGATGAAAAGAGTGATTGGCCTTCTTCACTTTATCTTCGGCAGGGAGTTAGAACAAAAGGCTGGATTTTGCTTAACCGTGTAAGCCTTGCTTATGAATTATGGAGAAGATTTAACGATTTCCCTCCGGCTATACCAAATAAAAAGTCTGTAATAACAGAGAAGAAAACAAATTCGGGTGATAAAAAATGAAAATTATAAGCTTATTTCCAATTTTATCACTGTGCTTTTTTGAATTGCATGGAGATACTCTAAAATTGCAAAATAGTATTAGTTTAAACCAGGTATTAGAATCTACTTTATTACATTATCCGGAAGTAGTAGCAGCAGAAAAAGAAATACAAATTGCAGAAAATGAATTTTTGGCAGCTGAAGGAAATTTTGATCTAAAATTTAAGGCCTATGGAACGAATACTTACGGAAACTATGAAAATGAAACTTTAAATTCAGTTATTGAAAAACCTGTTCCAATTGCAGGACTTTCTTTTTTTGCAGGCTATAAAAGAGGAATTGGAGAGTTTCCTGTCTATAAGGGAGGATACTTTACAAAGCCGAGAGGGCAGGTTCGAGCCGGAGCAAAAATCCCCTTGTGGGCGGGAAGAGAAATAGATGAGAATCGTTTAGAGTTAAAAAAAGCCGGA from Leptospiraceae bacterium carries:
- a CDS encoding hybrid sensor histidine kinase/response regulator, which codes for MNHFIKNSKILIVDDNPINLGLLGKALSVEGYKIIFAENGIQAIKSCEKVLPDLILLDIMMPEMDGFETCQHLKSSEKTSDIPILFLTAKVEPKDIVKGFQIGAVDYITKPFNTTELLQRVKTHLSLKHAMEELKEKISLMEDVERITRHDLKNPLNAIINFPDMVRLFGTVNEKQEKFLHNIKLAGLQMLNMINRSLDMVKMERGTYILSPIRLDIIKIIQNIIKDSSRILEAKSLHTKIFLHGEEINPGDFFYLLGEELLCYSMLSNLFQNAIEASPENARIDFSISREEKFAIISLHNSGAVPEEIRENFFEKYITFGKGNQGTGLGTYSARLIAEVQKGSISMTSGEEETTIIITLPIS
- a CDS encoding biopolymer transporter ExbD, giving the protein MKFRRTSKTFDRIDITSLIDVISFIVIYFLLNATLQKSTSIKIELPRSSTRAAKVEKQEELIITVNKEGRIFMDKDPTPISLEAVPEKINQFLGPKEKRDPKKNRVIIRGDKGASYQTVVKVIDKLNEAGVKRFNLSMVKSSTP
- a CDS encoding PAS domain-containing protein, producing the protein MDLIDLKTAFIIQTFLNFLGIGIYSLLWFQYKNYYEGIGSWALYFIFRFISIFLIILRNVIPNWASILLANLLFLFSLYFLYIGLCKFLQKAYKKIFFVFLLLVFIPIFSFYTFIQNDVNNRIIIFSIAYVILSLHIVHLLSTTSSEFHSIPKGLNYFIIFDSFIVSLRIIFILIFPYQTSNLFHKNISDYTFVIYINLINFFLYSFGLFYLLNRRLLIDKKYENYERKITEEILIQSKLDFHQVASSVPGLVFQYVHRKNGSFSIEYMNETFTTYTGIPFADLKKNPKLFFEPIPREDRDMIKKAIKLASEELKNFKIEHRILTKNGDILWFQVYSIPRIQTNDDVLWSGVSVDITDRINMEEDLLKAKDAAEKANLIKTEFLTNMSHEIRTPINAILGFSELLEARLDNKELISYTTFISQSGRILLALLNDLLELSKIASGVISKNQEPTDLRALLNELNVALYYELSQKQLQYICQIDPDIPDLIIIDKIKLRQILLNLIGNAIKFTSDGFVKVSINKNSEDMKNLSLKILIEDSGIGISEKEQEIIREILTKGVDSKPKKTENPGRGLIVCKRLSSVMDLEISFESQEGKGTKFLLLIKNIETPPSIINHESPLLLPSNPSKHLELDYPTSQIQKWKELYDILVHQYIPIWEMLKDYMVIDDIIKFAEGVNKESSRYAYPELTEWGEYLKISALEYNVQSIKFLLREFHHKLTQLQIIINQEEKDYSNNP
- a CDS encoding HlyD family efflux transporter periplasmic adaptor subunit; the protein is MEISISEKHEEENVLDKFSSYRLVQSPHSLRIAAYIIAGLFVFFVLLLFLSPWQQTSFGMGRVVAREPLERQQFIDSPVKGRVSQWFVREGSLVKKGDPIVEIMDNDPEYFNRLESIKLATESRLQAAELQKSSYLSKINSISSSVSNEVEAKQNKVSMAEQKIRNAENKLIASEAELKTSEINFERTRKLYEKGLVSKRKYELEKLYLTKNKTGFKQAKANLQIAKNEHLHSLAELKKARNEGRAKLDGTRAEYGYALSGLSKAKEELHKIDTSLARQKAQKVYAPRDGIIMRILAVEHSVQIKQGQSLAILVPESGKYAVELYIDGNDIPLLREGMETRLQFQGWPALQLSGYPQLAVGTFGGTVRLVDLTDDGSGKFRTLIVPDEKSDWPSSLYLRQGVRTKGWILLNRVSLAYELWRRFNDFPPAIPNKKSVITEKKTNSGDKK
- a CDS encoding MotA/TolQ/ExbB proton channel family protein — translated: MLLGKSQSIISFLPPETIPLIILFVSIITLTIIIERFIFFLRQSSLKTEDIRRIRNYLKSRQFDEAEKALSSVGKNPAIQALKAGIQAIQVGQAENLRQEIETEGYIQITRMERFLTGLGTIATITPLLGVLGTVTGMIRSFEEGVGTKNAEVGISEALVTTAMGLAVAIPAYVFYNYFVRKKEDRIIEIETLSEQALEILEPK
- a CDS encoding ABC transporter ATP-binding protein is translated as MSAGKKFQAEMESLVPNVFEFLCETFGVPFSKKEIHSLFHESNSFSQEQFASLLDILGNHSGLRIKKQVMDFDRAFSSSYTKAPLLYFHFEAENLVDCFVFLGKKTGKYEVFSIKKNESIYCKKEDFFQITGIQKDKETIFYAPEPIYPLQSEKGTAHLSNIQSLLQFLKPEVKDIWVLFIYGIGTGLFSLIVPVATSSLINTLAFGTLLQPVIILTVFVFFFLLLAGGMNIMQNIVTEYLRRRLFVRFSSEISSRIMRYDEQSSPIYLPDIVSYYFEVFTLQKNVTSLLIDGLGLIVITVVGLLFVSIYHPLFLFYSLVFLVLLYILIFIRLKSGTEAKLKESKQKYKVYHLIEDLAEAREYFTTQNGEKYGYKRIDSQIREYLKYREKNFKILIKQSGGAIFLQASGHALLLGLGGFLVIKQQLSLGQLVAAELILAKVLDGFSGVGKYLEMYYGLLAAVEKIKTLIEIPSEKRGFENLQINSKSVQLKIQDLLVHIAGIYNLNCEFNSGKPIGLYASEEADKLEILFRVLSGKQKIDSGVILVNGHDLRNLLPEIRKSLFGYLNRISIFHGTIYENIKQGENHLGIQEIRALLEKLGVMKDISRLEKEIFTELHTSGFPLQYRQLKAICIAREFLRKNAVIILDRFLDDMDEAFIDVVLDYMNTSECSNKVILVHTQRKDILQKIENRRLYKDNQLLDLKLK